The Desulfatibacillum aliphaticivorans DSM 15576 genome has a segment encoding these proteins:
- a CDS encoding ABC transporter ATP-binding protein, which yields MNILETKDLLFDYSGHKVLNGVNLEIREGERHAVIGPNGAGKTTLFNVITGSYKPSAGSIKFQGREISGMKPYQLNRMGVGRSFQITSTFAKQTVFQNARMGILSKRKVRFNPFSKVDKMHKITEETNLLLEQSNLAESADMPAGLLSYGKNRALEICLALSTDPQLVMLDEPTAGISKDETKSLVELIRKLTENKTMVIIEHDMDVVFSLADRITVLHHGEVLACDAPEVIKNDPFVKQAYLGTLEV from the coding sequence ATGAATATCCTGGAGACCAAAGACCTCCTGTTTGACTATAGCGGGCATAAAGTATTGAACGGCGTGAACCTGGAAATCCGGGAAGGCGAGCGCCATGCGGTCATCGGCCCCAACGGCGCCGGCAAGACCACCCTGTTCAACGTCATCACGGGCAGCTACAAGCCGTCTGCGGGCAGCATCAAGTTTCAGGGCAGGGAAATCTCCGGCATGAAGCCTTACCAGCTTAATCGTATGGGCGTGGGCCGCTCTTTCCAGATTACCAGCACCTTCGCCAAGCAGACCGTGTTTCAGAACGCCCGCATGGGAATTCTTTCCAAGCGAAAGGTCCGGTTCAATCCTTTTTCCAAAGTCGACAAAATGCACAAGATCACCGAGGAAACCAATCTGCTGCTGGAGCAAAGCAACCTGGCGGAGTCGGCGGACATGCCCGCCGGCCTGCTTTCCTACGGGAAAAACCGGGCTTTGGAAATCTGCCTGGCCTTGTCCACGGACCCCCAACTGGTCATGCTGGACGAGCCCACCGCAGGCATTTCCAAGGACGAAACCAAGTCCCTGGTGGAATTGATCCGCAAGCTGACGGAAAACAAAACCATGGTCATCATCGAGCACGACATGGACGTGGTCTTCTCCCTGGCCGACCGCATCACGGTGCTGCATCACGGCGAGGTCCTCGCCTGCGACGCCCCCGAAGTCATCAAGAACGACCCCTTCGTCAAACAGGCCTACCTGGGAACCTTGGAGGTGTGA
- a CDS encoding 4Fe-4S binding protein, with the protein MPLSESLQKYAKKLGYPNSKTMEKILSILFDTQEKQTIASLLPGSIDNLAGRACMLPQDVERVIKELRFMGAVCRNHRLSGDEEVFELYPGVIELRDAVLLTPGIDYSMVEMWDHIIREELPETIPLWRKYKVPPALRTIPIEKTVDSRSTVLDIESAAAIVQNAEQIVVLPCVCRSSRHTLNKSPECPAPDDAHICMLINRFGEEALERGIGTAVSKEEALAKLKLAEEAGLVHMTRNNIKSDLSLCNCCSCCCTGLFLINQIKYEAFAPSRFRVTLKEENCLGCGVCVDRCQFHAIELDEVAKIDPDSCFGCGNCVLTCPAEALILEEIRPREFIRST; encoded by the coding sequence ATGCCTTTGTCTGAAAGTCTGCAAAAATACGCCAAGAAGTTGGGATATCCCAATTCCAAAACCATGGAAAAAATCCTGTCCATCCTCTTTGACACACAGGAGAAGCAGACCATCGCCTCCCTGCTTCCCGGAAGCATCGACAACCTTGCAGGCAGGGCCTGCATGCTTCCGCAAGACGTGGAAAGGGTCATCAAGGAATTGCGATTCATGGGTGCGGTATGCCGCAACCACAGGCTGTCCGGGGACGAGGAAGTCTTTGAACTCTACCCCGGCGTCATCGAGCTGCGGGACGCGGTTTTGCTGACTCCGGGCATAGATTACTCCATGGTGGAGATGTGGGACCACATCATCCGAGAGGAATTGCCGGAAACCATCCCCCTTTGGAGAAAATACAAGGTCCCGCCGGCCTTGCGCACCATTCCCATAGAAAAGACCGTGGATTCCCGGTCAACGGTTCTGGACATCGAGTCCGCTGCGGCCATCGTACAAAACGCCGAGCAAATCGTGGTCCTGCCCTGCGTGTGCCGCTCCTCCCGGCACACTCTGAACAAAAGCCCGGAATGCCCCGCGCCGGACGACGCCCACATCTGCATGCTCATCAACCGTTTCGGCGAGGAGGCCTTGGAGCGCGGGATCGGAACCGCCGTCTCCAAGGAGGAAGCCCTGGCCAAGCTCAAGCTGGCGGAAGAGGCGGGCCTGGTGCACATGACCCGCAACAACATCAAGTCCGACCTGTCCCTGTGTAATTGCTGCTCGTGCTGCTGCACCGGCCTGTTTTTGATCAATCAGATCAAGTATGAGGCTTTTGCGCCTTCCCGTTTTCGCGTGACATTGAAGGAAGAGAACTGCCTGGGCTGCGGCGTGTGCGTGGACCGGTGTCAGTTTCACGCCATCGAGTTGGACGAGGTCGCCAAAATCGACCCCGACTCCTGCTTTGGCTGCGGCAATTGCGTGCTCACATGCCCCGCCGAAGCCCTTATCCTGGAGGAAATCCGGCCCAGGGAGTTTATCCGGTCCACATAA
- a CDS encoding ABC transporter ATP-binding protein, producing MLLEVKDINTFYGDSHVLQGVSLQVHEGETVALLGRNGMGKSTTLKSIMGLLKPRSGRIVFKDKDITKLSLFKKARQGMGYVPEERRIFPHLSIQENLLIGSRNKTGENAWDLDRVYHHFPVLDERKAMSGAYLSGGEQQMLSIARALMGNPDLLLVDEPTEGLAPIMVQKVAAIIKEISDAGVSILLVEHNLNAALALADRVYLMGKAYIGYEGTAKDLEQNPEIRSEFLEV from the coding sequence ATGCTGCTGGAAGTCAAGGATATCAATACCTTTTACGGAGACAGCCATGTGCTCCAGGGCGTTTCCCTGCAGGTGCATGAAGGGGAGACCGTGGCTCTTCTGGGCCGCAACGGCATGGGCAAGAGCACCACCTTAAAGTCCATCATGGGGCTTTTAAAGCCAAGAAGCGGCAGAATTGTCTTCAAAGACAAGGACATCACCAAGCTCTCGCTTTTTAAAAAGGCCCGCCAGGGCATGGGCTACGTGCCGGAAGAACGGCGCATCTTCCCCCATTTGTCCATCCAGGAAAACCTGCTTATAGGCTCCCGAAACAAGACCGGCGAAAACGCCTGGGACCTGGATCGGGTGTACCACCATTTTCCCGTGCTTGATGAACGCAAGGCCATGAGCGGCGCCTATCTTTCCGGCGGCGAGCAGCAAATGCTTTCCATAGCCCGGGCTTTGATGGGCAATCCGGACCTTTTGCTGGTGGACGAGCCCACCGAGGGCCTGGCGCCCATCATGGTCCAGAAGGTGGCCGCCATCATCAAGGAGATTTCCGACGCCGGAGTTTCCATCCTGTTGGTGGAGCATAACCTGAACGCCGCCCTGGCTCTGGCCGACCGCGTTTACCTCATGGGCAAGGCGTACATCGGCTACGAAGGCACGGCCAAGGACCTGGAGCAGAACCCGGAAATCCGCAGCGAGTTCCTGGAAGTCTAA